DNA sequence from the Gopherus evgoodei ecotype Sinaloan lineage chromosome 3, rGopEvg1_v1.p, whole genome shotgun sequence genome:
AAAAGTGAACTCCATAAGGTTCTTTATATTGTCTGACATTGTGCTATTTGTTGATAGATCTGTAGAGTTGTGAGAGGATACAGAATAGGAATAGATGAATGATGTAAAAGCAACTGTGGTAACCAGGCAGTACAGCACAGAGCCCAGAAGGAGCAATGGCACCAGTCTGGAGATTTTCAGTTTTAACCAGCTGAAGAGGCACTGGCTGAAAGTGGCAATCTTCACACAGTAGAACACAGAAAGGCAGCTTGCAAAACAGAGACTCACTTGGTTTATGAACATCCAGATAACTAAGTAAGACTGTAGTGTTTGAAGTCTATCAAAGATATTTGGATATACCACAGATAAAGCATTGTCTAATGTCACCAAGAATTGTAGGCAAAATCTGGAGAAGGCCAGACTGGTTATGATCTTATCATTGGAAGTCAGTGTTCTGCTTTTGGCCCAGTCAATACAATTTAAGGCAACAATATATCCATTTGCAACAATTCCTGCTGATAATTCCATTGCTGAGATCATCATATAAAAAATAGCAACAGGAGCTAAAGACTTTTTCATCCTTAATTCTTAGTTTGTAGCTCACTTCTCAAGACTTTCCAGAAGACTTGGTTTCCAGAAGGCTAGGTTTAGAAGACTGTTCATGTCTGGCTCATGGGTATACAAAGCTTAGTCCTTTCTGTATAGGTTCAAAAGCAGGATGAAAATTGAGTTTTCACCTGTTGTTCAGATATAGCCAAGTCATATCCTGAAGATTCAAATCTGGCATCTATCCTGTTACTAAATAACTAGTTCATGGAAAAAAGATATTTGCATGTCCCTTCCCAAAATGCCCTGTTAGTGACTAatcaaattattattttcataAACTGAAAACATAACCATT
Encoded proteins:
- the LOC115649363 gene encoding taste receptor type 2 member 7-like codes for the protein MKKSLAPVAIFYMMISAMELSAGIVANGYIVALNCIDWAKSRTLTSNDKIITSLAFSRFCLQFLVTLDNALSVVYPNIFDRLQTLQSYLVIWMFINQVSLCFASCLSVFYCVKIATFSQCLFSWLKLKISRLVPLLLLGSVLYCLVTTVAFTSFIYSYSVSSHNSTDLSTNSTMSDNIKNLMEFTFLIHSVGSIFPLIVFIASSVLLIISLWRHIRKMNLNSDLNPSFRNPSTDAHVRALKSVVSFFIIYNIYFVTSTFSIGNLSYLNAEWIIRVCTFVAAAYPSVHSIILILGNPKLKLASAKILHSANCCFREVTS